From Penicillium psychrofluorescens genome assembly, chromosome: 1, one genomic window encodes:
- a CDS encoding uncharacterized protein (ID:PFLUO_000526-T1.cds;~source:funannotate), with product MDPDASAPAEPAPAVFQYVLSFLLVGVAWGFTTPFIRRAAADFNARQEKLSRGPGATTDTPRTTSTTTGGEEEQELLARDEEDEYEDEDEDDRAAASQLGGTSGQSSARRDRVDNHQDSGEDNDEDDTPAPAWKRSSSSSPSWLRTKITTLFWTVINLLRTPAYSIPLVINLTGSIWFFLLVGKHELSLTVPLANSSAFLFTVLGEWYVERKVIARETWVGLFLVLGGIALCVHSKNQMG from the exons ATGGATCCCGATGCTAGTGCGCCCGCCGAGCCTGCGCCCGCCGTCTTCCAATACGTGCTCTCGTTCCTCCTGGTCGGCGTCGCGTGGGGTTTCACGACCCCGTTCATCCGGCGCGCGGCAGCGGATTTTAACGCGCGCCAGGAGAAACTGAGTAGGGGGCCGGGGGCGACTACGGATACACCGCGAACGACATCTACAACCACtggtggagaggaggagcaggagttGCTGGCccgcgatgaggaggatgagtatgaggatgaggatgaggatgacagGGCGGCTGCGTCGCAGCTGGGGGGTACATCGGGGCAGTCGAGCGCCCGGCGGGATCGTGTAGACAACCACCAAGATTCGGGCGAAGAcaacgacgaagatgacACCCCTGCGCCTGCATGGAAGcgatcctcttcatcatccccCTCCTGGCTACGCACCAAGATCACCACCCTCTTCTGGACAGTGATCAATCTGCTGCGCACGCCGGCATACTCGATTCCGCTGGTGATCAATCTGACGGGGAGTATTTGGTTCTTCCTGCTCGTTGGGAAACACG AGCTCTCCCTCACCGTCCCACTGGCGAACTCCAGCGCGTTCCTATTCACTGTTCTGGGGGAGTGGTACGTCGAGCGGAAGGTGATTGCCCGGGAGACGTGGGTGGGCCTGTTTTTGGTGCTGGGCGGGATTGCGTTGTGTGTTCATTCGAAGAATCAGATGGGGTAA
- a CDS encoding chitin synthase I (ID:PFLUO_000525-T1.cds;~source:funannotate) has protein sequence MSYNRVDPFGDQNRSPMMNPHHPNARTPSPGRPLEAYQLSDNPYGHSGHLPMPSTDRLAEQPTYSVENIHGSYGHNEMYEAHGGHYPGYEYAVDPNAHHDAYYNQPYEPTHTPQDDYDLGQYPEGGHTPFDGHTPFEDPKAPMLGQNPNPFEGPDPYRDEFQDERPTPSPAPLRRWKTVKEVQLFNGNLVLDCPIAPRLLSQVPHAEPPGRDEFTHMRYSAATCDPAQFFEERFTLRQKLFAKPRHTELFIAVTMYNEDDFLFARTMTGVFKNIEHMCSRTSSKTWGKDAWKKIVVCVISDGRAKINPRTRAVLAGLGVYQDGIAKQQVNGKDVTAHIYEYTTQVGIELKGEQVHLKPRSGPPVQMIFCLKEKNQKKINSHRWFFQAFGRVLDPNICVLLDAGTKPGKDSVYHLWKAFDVEPMCGGCCGEIKVMLSHGKKLLNPLVAGQNFEYKLSNILDKPLESAFGFITVLPGAFSAYRYVALQNDKNGQGPLERYFMGEKMHGANAGIFTANMYLAEDRILCFEIVTKRKCRWLLRYVKSSTGETDVPDQMAEFILQRRRWLNGSFFAAIYAITHFYQVFRSDHSFMRKFMLMIEFIYQTVAIIFAWFGIGNFFLVFHILTTYLGASNLLGTVGKILGIVFEWLYLATLVTCFVLALGNRPGGSNKFYMTMVYFWIGIMCYLSFAAVFVTVRSVQEDLKENPHFDISEIFRNKTFFSIVVSIGSTYLMWFVASVVFLDPWHMFTCFIQYILLTPTYINVLNIYAFCNTHDITWGTKGDDKAEKLPSANLKPGGKVDVNIPQDDGDLNAQYEAELRSFSMKPPKEVKDVPDEEKQADYYKGFRSAVVLAWVFCNFALGAVVLSAAGLENFDNTTPGSNGQDLTQSSRSLIYMQVVLWSVAVLSSFKFIGAMWFLVVRLFRGV, from the exons ATGTCGTATAATCGTGTCG ATCCCTTTGGGGACCAGAACCGATCGCCCATGATGAATCCTCACCACCCGAATGCCCGCACGCCTTCCCCCGGCCGGCCGTTGGAAGCCTACCAGCTGTCGGACAATCCATACGGACACAGCGGTCATCTGCCTATGCCATCCACTGATCGCTTGGCCGAACAACCAACC TACTCCGTCGAGAATATCCACGGCTCCTACGGCCACAACGAGATGTACGAAGCGCATGGAGGCCATTACCCCGGGTACGAGTACGCGGTCGACCCCAATGCCCACCATGACGCCTATTATAACCAGCCGTACGAGCCCACTCATACACCGCAGGATGACTACGACTTGGGGCAGTATCCAGAGGGTGGGCATACTCCTTTTGACGGGCATACTCCTTTTGAGGACCCCAAAGCTCCTATGTTGGGGCAAAACCCAAACCCCTTTGAGGGACCAGATCCGTACAGAGATGAGTTCCAGGACGAGCGGCCGACCCCTAGCCCGGCGCCCCTTCGGCGCTGGAAGACGGTCAAAGAAGTTCAGCTATTCAACGGCAATCTCGTGCTGGATTGCCCCATTGCCCCGCGATTGCTCAGCCAGGTTCCGCACGCCGAGCCTCCGGGCCGCGATGAGTTCACCCACATGCGCTATTCGGCGGCCACCTGCGACCCGGCTCAATTCTTCGAAGAGCGCTTCACCCTGCGCCAGAAGCTGTTCGCCAAGCCGCGCCACACGGAGCTGTTCATCGCAGTCACCATGTACAATGAGGATGACTTCCTGTTTGCGCGCACCATGACGGGTGTCTTCAAGAACATTGAACACATGTGCTCGcgcaccagcagcaagaCATGGGGCAAGGAtgcttggaagaagatcgtggTGTGTGTGATCAGTGACGGTCGTGCCAAGATCAATCCCCGAACTCGGGCTGTGTTGGCCGGTCTGGGTGTGTATCAGGACGGTATCGCCAAGCAGCAGGTCAATGGCAAGGATGTGACGGCGCATATTTACGAGTACACGACGCAGGTGGGCATCGAGCTGAAGGGCGAACAGGTCCATCTGAAGCCGCGTTCGGGACCCCCCGTGCAGATGATTTTCTGTCTGAAGGAAAaaaaccagaagaagatcaactCGCATCGCTGGTTCTTCCAGGCCTTCGGTCGTGTGCTGGATCCCAACATTTGTGTTTTGTTGGATGCGGGTACCAAGCCCGGCAAGGACTCGGTGTACCACCTGTGGAAGGCCTTTGATGTCGAGCCCATGTGCGGTGGCTGCTGTGGAGAGATTAAGGTCATGCTGTCCCACGGCAAGAAATTGCTGAACCCGctggtggccggccagaACTTTGAGTACAAGCTCAGTAACATCCTGGATAAACCCCTGGAGTCTGCGTTTGGGTTCATCACCGTGTTGCCGGGTGCCTTCTCCGCCTACCGGTACGTGGCGCTGCAAAACGACAAGAATGGCCAGGGTCCACTGGAGCGATACTTCATGGGCGAGAAGATGCACGGCGCCAACGCCGGTATTTTCACTGCGAACATGTACCTGGCCGAGGACCGCATTCTCTGCTTCGAGATTGTGACGAAGCGGAAATGCCGGTGGCTCCTGCGGTACGTCAAGTCGTCGACTGGTGAGACGGACGTGCCTGACCAGATGGCCGAATTCATCTTGCAACGCCGTCGTTGGCTGAATGGCAgtttcttcgccgccatctACGCCATCACTCACTTCTACCAGGTCTTCCGCAGTGACCACAGCTTCATGCGCAAGTTCATGCTGATGATCGAGTTCATCTATCAAACAGTtgccatcatcttcgcctgGTTCGGTATCGGTAATTTCTTCCTGGTTTTCCACATCCTGACGACTTACTTGGGCGCATCCAATCTTCTGGGTACGGTGGGTAAGATCCTGGGGATTGTCTTCGAATGGCTCTACCTCGCAACTCTTGTCACTTGCTTcgtgctggcgctgggtaATCGCCCCGGCGGGTCCAACAAGTTCTACATGACCATGGTGTACTTCTGGATTGGCATCATGTGTTATCTATCCTTCGCAGCCGTGTTCGTCACGGTGAGATCGGTTCAGGAAGATTTGAAAGAAAATCCGCATTTTGATATCAGCGAGATTTTCAGGAATAAaaccttcttctcgatcgtTGTTTCGATAGGCTCAACCTATCTCATGTGGTTTGTAGCCTCGGTCGTCTTCCTTGATCCGTGGCACATGTTTACCTGC TTCATCCAATACATCCTGCTCACACCGACCTACATCAACGTCCTGAACATCTACGCCTTCTGCAACACCCATGACATCACCTGGGGAACGAAGGGTGACGACAAGGCCGAGAAACTGCCGTCCGCGAATCTGAAGCCCGgcggcaaggtcgacgtGAACATCCCGCAGGACGACGGCGATCTGAACGCCCAGTACGAGGCCGAGCTGCGCTCGTTTTCCATGAAACCGCCCAAGGAGGTGAAGGACGTCCCCGATGAAGAGAAGCAGGCAGACTACTACAAGGGCTTCCGGAGTGCTGTCGTGCTGGCCTGGGTCTTCTGCAACTTTGCGCTCGGCGCTGTTGTGCTCAGCGCGGCTGGCCTGGAGAACTTCGATAATACGACACCTGGCTCCAATGGGCAGGATCTCACCCAGAGCAGTCGGTCCCTGATCTACATGCAGGTGGTGCTGTGGAGTGTGGCGGTGCTGTCGTCGTTCAAGTTTATCGGTGCCATGTGGTTTTTGGTAGTTCGGCTG TTCCGCGGCGTTTGA